Below is a window of Zygosaccharomyces rouxii strain CBS732 chromosome C complete sequence DNA.
ACGGGGAGTCGAACCCCGGTCTCCACGGTGAAAGCGTGATGTGATAGCCGTTACACTACATCGGATCGTATGAATTGATGGATGTTAGATATTTCTCTTGAGTTTTGAATCTGGCCCTCCATCATGTGACGTACGGCTTCACTTtatttccttttcttgttATCAGTTTTCTGTTATCTTACGATAGTCACattctttaccaccaatacGACCACcattaaaaaaaaggtaTATAATCAACCAGTATGGAATAGTCCGCAACGGAAATGACTGAGTTCTTTTTGCTAATTTCATTAATCAATTATCCAATCATTGCTGTTCCTTGGTAGAAGAGATGAGCTGGTGGGAAAGTATTAAgttaaaatatcatcaatgGAAGCACAATATCGATGCAACACCAGTGGAAGGTGAACAATACAAGGATGCTCCACGTGTTCAAGATCTCCCTCATATGAAAGATTCTCATGGGAATTTAATCGCTGTTTCATCGGGTAATAGAGAACTTTCTCCTGTATTAAGTGAAAGATTTCACATAAGCAACCCTCACGGCTCTGCAAAGGGACCGGAGAACATAGACGATAAGATATAGATTGATTATTTGTACCCTTAGTTACTTGATAGAATAATTTCTATTGTGTAGTGATTGTGTTTTGTTTTGTCCGTTTGggaatggaaaaaattaatcGAGCTCGCACTCAGGTTCGAACTAAGGACCAACAGATTTGCAATCTGCTGCGCTACCACTGCGCCATACGAGCTTAGAAATTATTGTGGATGAGACCTTTAACTCTTCATATTTGTATGagaaaatatttttaagTTTCTCGGCGCTAAGTTTCTCTTGCTTATATCTGTTACCGTTTACCAAATTGTTTATAAAGCCTCCCACCAAATAAAGACCATAGAGATTCTATCATGCTCTTTAAATCTCCAACAGAACATTTCAATGAAGTTCTCTTCAGTTATCTACATTCTGGTACTATTTGGTCTCACCAGATCTATACCATTGCCCAAGAGTAATAATGCTAAAGGCATGGGACATGAGAAGTTTTCTGAATCCCAAAGACAGGTTTTACTGTACAGGCTAGATCATGCAGCTGGCGATGAACATCAATTGGGTTTCTTCAAGATGTTACTGTTGTCTCAAAATTCCGTTGGTAGTTGTAAAGAACAGGGAAATTGTATTGAAGACATAGTCAATACAATAGAGCAAGTCGCCCTATGG
It encodes the following:
- a CDS encoding uncharacterized protein (conserved hypothetical protein), with amino-acid sequence MSWWESIKLKYHQWKHNIDATPVEGEQYKDAPRVQDLPHMKDSHGNLIAVSSGNRELSPVLSERFHISNPHGSAKGPENIDDKI